In Nitrospirota bacterium, a single window of DNA contains:
- the rd gene encoding rubredoxin, protein MSRYQCSVCGYVYDPEAGDPDGEIPPGTPFEKLPDTWHCPVCGAAKSEFERID, encoded by the coding sequence ATGTCAAGGTATCAGTGTTCGGTTTGTGGTTATGTTTATGATCCGGAAGCAGGAGATCCTGATGGCGAGATACCGCCGGGGACACCATTTGAGAAATTACCTGACACATGGCACTGTCCTGTATGTGGAGCAGCCAAGAGTGAGTTCGAAAGGATAGATTAA